Proteins from a genomic interval of Chitinophagales bacterium:
- a CDS encoding SusD/RagB family nutrient-binding outer membrane lipoprotein, which produces MRHINKLFIFLFSLLIFSTYSCEETFEELNTDPDNPVVVPNKLLLPSAETFTAFGVAGADLAWYTSVWVQHTAGVWNQMENADKLTDINSQLANNVWRFQLYSGSMMDLKQLIDQATEQGADSYVGISKILMAYNLGLATDAWGRIPYSDALQGTANIKPVFDSQESIYQNIQTLLDEGISTLQSATDAPSSDDVIYGGDLSAWIKAAYALKARYYNHLSNRDANGSAQNALTALQNAFDSSSDDFSYAAFNTNATGENPWYQFQNDRDQHCVSESFVALLKSLNDPRLPIYALPVPGLGTIVGGPNAQSTDQGGILYSKWGSSLVTAAKPLPMMTFVEQKFIEAEAELRLGNASNAKVAYETAIGEAMRKVGVSEENIATYIAQASVSPATLTLKDIITQKYISQFVMESMEAYNDWRRTDVMTLTNPAGPIPVRFPYPTSEYDYNLDNVPGATVNDGVWWDDGSED; this is translated from the coding sequence ATGAGACATATAAATAAATTATTTATTTTCCTTTTTTCGCTGCTGATTTTCAGCACCTATTCTTGCGAAGAAACTTTCGAGGAACTCAATACAGATCCAGATAATCCAGTAGTAGTACCCAACAAGCTTTTGTTACCAAGTGCCGAAACCTTTACCGCTTTTGGTGTAGCGGGGGCAGATTTGGCTTGGTACACTTCGGTTTGGGTACAACATACGGCAGGTGTTTGGAATCAAATGGAAAATGCCGATAAATTGACGGATATCAACAGTCAATTAGCCAACAATGTATGGCGGTTTCAACTATACAGTGGTTCGATGATGGACTTGAAACAGTTGATTGACCAAGCTACCGAGCAAGGTGCAGACTCTTATGTAGGGATTTCTAAAATATTGATGGCATACAATTTAGGCCTTGCGACCGACGCATGGGGACGAATTCCTTATTCAGACGCATTGCAGGGAACAGCCAATATTAAACCTGTTTTTGATTCACAAGAAAGTATTTACCAAAACATTCAAACCCTTTTGGATGAAGGAATCAGCACACTGCAATCTGCCACAGATGCTCCTTCGTCTGATGATGTCATTTATGGCGGAGATTTAAGCGCATGGATAAAAGCGGCTTACGCATTGAAGGCACGTTACTACAATCATCTCAGCAATAGAGATGCAAACGGCTCTGCTCAAAATGCCTTGACTGCTCTTCAAAACGCCTTTGATAGCAGCAGTGATGATTTCTCTTATGCAGCCTTCAATACCAATGCAACAGGAGAAAACCCTTGGTATCAGTTTCAGAATGATAGAGATCAACACTGTGTGAGTGAGTCATTTGTAGCCTTATTAAAAAGTTTGAACGACCCACGTTTGCCGATTTATGCGCTACCTGTACCAGGGTTAGGTACAATTGTAGGTGGCCCCAATGCTCAATCAACCGATCAAGGAGGTATTTTGTACTCTAAATGGGGTAGTAGCTTAGTAACAGCAGCCAAACCATTGCCAATGATGACTTTCGTGGAGCAAAAATTCATTGAAGCAGAAGCAGAATTGCGCTTGGGTAATGCTTCAAATGCAAAAGTGGCTTACGAAACTGCAATAGGTGAAGCGATGAGAAAAGTAGGTGTAAGTGAAGAGAATATTGCTACTTACATTGCTCAAGCAAGTGTGTCGCCTGCAACTTTGACATTGAAGGATATCATCACCCAAAAGTACATTTCACAATTTGTGATGGAATCTATGGAAGCCTACAATGACTGGCGTAGAACAGATGTGATGACCCTAACCAATCCCGCAGGCCCTATTCCTGTGCGTTTCCCATATCCGACTTCAGAATATGACTATAATTTAGACAATGTGCCGGGTGCAACGGTCAATGATGGCGTATGGTGGGATGATGGTTCAGAGGATTGA
- a CDS encoding MBL fold metallo-hydrolase, which translates to MIFNIPNTPSTPYIAVLGIAQDAGYPQAGCQKACCKKAVEQPENKRLVSCLALIDPISQQRWLFDATPDFREQLQRLDSLQVGAKEDYLSGIFLTHAHIGHYTGLMHLGKEVMGTKNAKIYAMPRMRSFLAENAPWSQLVKFENIAFEHLENEQTVVLNERLKVTPYRVPHRDEFSETVCFKIEGASKSALFIPDIDKWHQWNRNILKEIEAVDYAFLDATFYANGEIVGRDMSQIPHPFMEESLTLFKALSAKDKAKVYFIHFNHTNPVLDESSEAYKTVVEKGFNLANEMAVMGL; encoded by the coding sequence ATGATTTTCAATATACCCAATACTCCTTCAACACCTTACATTGCTGTTTTAGGCATTGCCCAAGATGCGGGTTATCCACAGGCTGGATGCCAAAAAGCCTGCTGCAAAAAAGCCGTCGAACAACCCGAAAATAAACGTTTGGTATCTTGTTTGGCATTGATAGATCCAATTAGTCAACAGCGTTGGTTGTTTGACGCAACTCCCGATTTTAGAGAGCAATTGCAGCGATTGGATAGCTTGCAGGTCGGTGCAAAAGAGGATTACCTATCAGGTATTTTTCTCACCCACGCACACATAGGGCATTACACAGGCTTGATGCACTTGGGAAAAGAGGTCATGGGAACGAAAAATGCGAAAATTTATGCCATGCCTCGAATGAGAAGTTTTTTGGCAGAAAATGCACCTTGGAGTCAGTTAGTTAAATTTGAGAACATTGCCTTCGAGCATCTGGAAAATGAACAAACCGTTGTATTAAATGAGCGATTGAAGGTAACACCCTATCGAGTTCCGCATCGAGATGAATTTTCTGAAACAGTTTGCTTTAAGATTGAAGGGGCTTCAAAATCTGCTTTGTTTATCCCCGACATTGACAAATGGCATCAATGGAATCGGAACATTTTGAAGGAAATCGAAGCGGTGGATTATGCCTTTTTGGATGCCACCTTTTATGCCAATGGTGAAATTGTAGGGCGAGACATGAGCCAAATTCCCCACCCTTTTATGGAGGAAAGCCTAACTTTGTTTAAGGCTTTGTCTGCAAAAGACAAGGCTAAAGTGTATTTCATTCACTTCAACCACACCAACCCTGTATTGGATGAAAGTAGCGAAGCCTATAAAACGGTAGTAGAAAAGGGCTTTAATTTGGCAAATGAGATGGCGGTGATGGGACTGTGA